ATGGTCAATGGGATTTTAAAGTTGGTTCCATCTGCCAGAGTCGGCCACATCGGCTTATACAGAAATCCTGAAACGCTATCTCCTGTTGAATATTACTGTAAGCTCCCAAATGACATAGATACGAGGGACGTAATAATATTAGACCCGATGCTGGCTACAGGAGGGTCTGCTGTCAGCGCTATTGACTTAATTAAAAAATACGGGGCAAAGAATATCAAGCTCATGTGCATGATAGCTGCACCGGAGGGCATAGAAGCCGTCCGCAAAAATCACGAAGATGTAAACATATATATCGGTGCAGTTGACAAACAGCTAAATGACCACGGATATATAGTCCCAGGCCTTGGCGATGCGGGAGACAGGCTTTTTGGCACTAAGTAAAAGTTTTTTAAAGTACATATTAAGTTAACAAAAGGCGGCAACTCCGCCTTTTGTTAACTTAAATCTTAACATTTTATTGATTGACTTAAATTAAAGTTAATGGTATGATTCAAGGGGCTAGAAGCCCGTATTATTTTTCTTAAGGAAGTGATTTTATGCCAGGATTAGTAGTGGCTGGAGCGCAATGGGGAGACGAAGGAAAAGGCAGATTTGTAGATTACCTTGCTTCTAGCGCGGATATGGTAATAAGATTTCAGGGAGGAAACAACGCAGGGCATACTGTTGTTTCGGACAATAAGGAGTATAAGCTGCATCTTATACCATCTGGCATTTTATATGAAAATAAACCTTGTCTTATTGGGAACGGGGTCGTTATAGACCCAAAATCTCTTTTTGAAGAGATAGATTCCCTTAATGAAAGAGGAATTAAGACAGATAATTTATTTGTGTCGCTTCGCGCGCATCTTGTTATGCCTTATCATATACTTTTAGACGGGCTGTCTGAAAAAAATCTTGGAAAAAGCGGAATAGGAACGACTCAAAAAGGTATAGGACCTTGCTACACAGATAAGATAGCAAGAAAAGGTATACGCATTTGTGACCTTATAAATGAAAAAGAGTTTGCTTCTTTGCTTAAAAAGAATATAGATGAAAAGAATCAGCAGATAGTGTCAGTCTATAAAGAAAAGCCGCTTGACTTTGATGAGATATATGAAGAGTATTCAAAATATGCTTCAAGGCTTAAAAAGATGGCGGTAGATACATCGTTAATGGCATATAAATATTTGGAAGGAAATAAAAAGCTGTTGTTTGAAGGCGCTCAGGGTATGCTTCTAGATATAGATTTTGGAACATATCCGTATGTTACATCCTCGCATCCTACGACCGGCGGCGTATACTCGGGCATAGGGCTTGGGCCAAAAGCGATAAGCGAAGTTGTAGGTGTTGTAAAATCCTATACGACCAGAGTTGGCAAAGGACCATTTACGACTGAGCTGTTTGGCGGAATAGGTGATGTAATACGTGAAAAAGGCCATGAATATGGAACTACTACCGGCAGGCCAAGAAGATGCGGCTGGCTGGATCTTGTTATAATAAATTACAGCAAGAGAGTTAACGGGTTGACTTCTATTGCACTTAGCAGAATGGATACGCTTGGCGGTATAGGCGACGTTAAGGTATGTACAGCATATGATATAGATGGAACCATAACAAAAGATTACCCGGCTACAGTGGTAGAAATTGAGAAGGCAAAGCCTATTTACGAAACTTTTGCCGGTTGGGATGAAAATCTTTCTAACATAAGAGAATATAAAGACCTCCCCAAAGAAGCAAGGCGCTATATCGAGTTTATAGAGGAGTATACCGGTATTCCCGTTGATATGATCGGCGTTGGCCCGGGGCGGGAAGAGTGTATTGTTAGAAAGGCGTATTTTAAATAAGTTTATAAGTTTGCCGTGCTAGGCGGGGAGTTAGCGGTGCCCTGTACCCGCAATCCGCTACAGCGGGGCTTAATTCTCGGTCTAGGTATTTCTATTGCGGTGCTGCCCTTTTTGGCGGCGTTGATAGATGGGCTTCGTGCAATATGCATCTGTGAACCCTGTCAGGTCCTGACGGAAGCAGCAGTAAGCAGAATCGTATATGTGCCGCGGATTTACCTGTTTGGAGCTTTATAAAAAGGTAACGATCGTGATGGCGGTATCGAAACCGAGTGCACGGCTTAATTTTAAAAATAAATTTAGCATGCTTTTTGTATGAAAATATCGAAAAAAGGCATGCTTTTTTGTATTTTTTGGTTAAAATCATTAAAATTTCACTTAAATTGCAAAAAAAATTCAAAAAGTTATTGCATTATTGGAAAAAATGTTCTATATTTATTACAAAGATGTTACAAAATCATTAAACTAGATGTAGGTTTTATAAGTTCTGGTTCTAAGGAAAGAAGGTTAATTATAACGGCATTTTAAGGGTATATGCCGGCACAGTATTTAGAGATATTTTAATTTAGATAGTAACAGTGAGTGGTAAATTTATTAGAAAGGTTTTTTGCAGTATTATGAGATCAATGTTTAAAAAGACGGTATTATTTACAGTGTCGGTTTTAATGTGTCTTATTCTTACCATGAATTCGGCGCTAGCAGTAGAGAGATATGAGGTTTTGATGAAGGGCGACAAAGACAACTGGGTAACCGAACTTCAAGAAGAACTTTATAAACGGGGATATTTAAAACAAAATCCTACTGGATATTACGGTACAAATACTCAGGATGCAGTAATACAGTTTCAGAAAGACAATGGACTGGCAGTAGATGGAAAAGCCGGGCCCGAAACAAGGAAGTCTTTGCTTGGAAGCAACTATACTACCATAAGCTCGGACAGGCTTACTACAGGAGAAAAAACCGAAGCAGAAGTTTATTATCCTGGGGACAGGGCAGATTATATAAAAGTTATACAGCAGAAGCTAAAAGATCTTGAATATTATACATATTCAAATATAACCGGGTATTTTGGGCCCATAACAGAAGATGCGGTCCGCCGTTTCCAAAGTGTAAATAATTTAACGGTTGACGGAATAGTCGGTAAAGAGACTTTAAGTATGCTGGAATCGGGGAACGCAAAGTATTTTGTATTGTATCCCGGAGACAAAGGGGACTTGGTTGTAGAACTGCAGAAAAGGTTAAAGGAATTAAATTATTTTTCCGGAAACGCTACCGGATACTTTGGAAATGTAACAGAAGCAGCGCTTAAGGCTTTTCAAAAGGCAAACAATCTAACAGCTGACGGTAAGCTGGGTAAAAACACGAGGGCTGTACTATATGGTTCTTCAGCAATAGCCGCTACAGGCACAAGCGACAGCGATAGCAGTGGTGATGACACAACTACGACTACTACGCAGACGAAAGTAGAAAAAATGATAGCATTTGCGAAGGAACAGCTTGGCAAACCGTATAAATATAGTACTGAAGGGCCGTCTTCCTTCGATTGTTCAGGCCTCATTTATTACGTACTTCGCGAAATGGGAGTTAAAGTTTCAAGATTATCTGCACTGGGGTATTCTAATTTAAGCAGCTTTTCAAAGGTAACCAAGATGAGCTCACTTCAGCCGGGTGACCTGGTATTTTTCAGATCGAGCAGCAGCTCGAATGTTAATCATACGGGCATATATATAGGCTCTAATAAAATGATACACGCATCTTCTTCAAATAAACAAGTTGTAATAGGCGATATTTCAAGCAGTTATTACCAAACATACTTTGTCTGTGGGAGAAGGGTTTTTTAAAAAAACAAAATTAAAAGCCGTCTTTTAAGGGCGGCTTTTAATTTTGGCATTTTAAATTTAATGTATTCATGTTAAAATTTTTAAAAAGTTGCTTAAAATATAACAGAGGATATTATGAATGAAATTTTAGAAGGAAACGAACGTATTGACGATTTAGAATATAAGGGGCTTAAAATAATCCAAAATCCGGATATGTTTTGCTTTGGCACGGATGCAGTTATACTTTCGTGGTTTACAACTCTAAAGAAGTGGGACAAAGTTGTGGATTTTTGTACAGGGACCGGTATCATACCCATCCTTTTAAGCGGTAAAGACACAGCAAAGTATATTACAGGTATTGAGATCCAGCCTTATATGGCACAAATGGCTTTAAGGAGCGTAAAATTAAACGGCCTTGATGAAACAATAAGTATAATAAACGGGGACATAATGCATGCAGATGATATAATAAAAGAAAGTGTCGATGTAGTTACAGTCAATCCACCGTATGAAAAAGCTAATAGCGGGATAGAGCCAAAAGAGGATTGTCATTCGGTCGCCAGATTTGAGAAAAAGTGTACTTTATTCGGGATAATAGATAATGCGGCAAAGATTTTAAAGCCAAAAGGCAGGCTTTATATGATACACAGATCTGCCAGATTATCTGAAGTTTTTGTTATTTTAAACAAGGCCGGGATAGAAGCTAAAAGGTTACAATTCGTCCAGTCTAGAGAAGGAAAAGCTCCCAGCCATTTTTTAGTAGAAGGCGTTAAAGGAGCGTCAGCTGGCATAATAGTTAAGCCTAATTTAATCGTTTACAAAGAGGATGGGGAATATACTGACACGCTTAAGCAAATTTACCATCTTATCTAAGGAGGATATATTGTGGAAAGAGGCAGGCTTTATATAGTTTCAACGCCTATTGGCAATTTAGGCGATATCACAGCAAGGGCAATTGAAACGCTAAAAAGCGTTGATATAATAGCAGCAGAAGATACGAGGCAGACTGCTAAACTTAAAAATGCGTTTAACATAGGCACACCACAGATAAGCTTTCATGAACACAACGCAAAGAAAAAGGCAAAAAGTGTAGTAGATATGCTTTTATCGGGGAAGAACATAGCCATAGTATCTGATGCGGGGACTCCGCTAATTTCAGACCCCGGGAGCGAACTTATCAAAAGGGCAGTTGAGTCTGGAATAGACGTTATAACTATTCCGGGTGCATGCGCTTTGATTTCCGCACTGACTTTAAGTGCGTTTGATCTAAGAAGGTTTACATTTGAAGGTTTTATACCGCGCGAAGGGGCAGACAGAAAGCAGATATTAAGCGAAATCGCCAAACGTGAGTATACGACTGTTATATATGAAAGCCCGTTTAGGCTAAAAAAAACGCTTGCTGATTTAAGGAAAAATTGCGGTGGTGATAGGCCGGTTTGTATTGCGCGTGAACTTACAAAAGTACACGAAGAAGCATTGCGGGGAAGTATAGATTCAATTATAGGTGATATCGGTGAAAATGAAGTTAAGGGAGAGATAGTTATAGTTTTAGCTGGGATAAATAAAGTTGAGAAGGAAATAGACGATAGTATATTAATAGATTATGCTAAAGATTTAATGCAAAATGGTTTAACAAAAAGAGACGCTGTTTTAAAAACGGCATTATATTTTGGTGTAAGTAAGAATAGAGTTTATAAGCTCATATTACCTATTTAAATTATTAATTTCATTTAAACATTTCTTGCAGATTTTCTTATCCTTAAATGAGACCATATCATCAGCACTATTGCAGAACATGCATGTGGGCTGATATTTTTTTAAGATTATACTGTCTTCGCTTACAAATATCTCGACAGGATCTTTGATGTCGAGCCCCATTATTCTTCTTAATTCAATAGGAAGAACGATACGCCCAAGAGTATCAATTTTTCTTACGATACCAGTTGATTTCATATACTTTAAACCTCTAAATAACATTATTTAACTATTTATTATAAACAATATAAATTTTGTAAAGTAATGTCAATGAGAGAAAAGGATTATTTTCAAAAATTTAACACATTTATTTCATTGTTAAAGGTCTATTAAAATATTTATAACAATATATTTTTATATACTAAAAAAAATGGAGTATATAGTGATAAATTATCTTTGGGCGATAATAATAATCGCGTCTATTGCGAGCGCTATCTTTTCTGGTAATTTAGCTCTGCTAGCAAATGCAGCAATGGATGGAGCCAAAGATGCTGCATTGCTTTGCGTAAATTTAATAGGGGTGTATGCACTATGGATGGGCATATTAAACATTGCACAAAAATCCGGTCTGGTAAAAAAAATAGCAAAGTTGCTTGGGTTTATTATTAAGCCGCTTTTCAAGGACAAAAAAAGTGAAGAAGCAACCTCTATGATAACACTTAATTTATCTGCAAATGTACTTGGTATGGGTAATGCTGCTACCCCATATGGTATAAAGGCAATTGAGGAAATGCAAAAGAGCAGCAAGGATAAAAAAACGGCTACGGATGATATGTGTATGTTTCTTATTATAAACGCATCTTCTATACAGCTTTTGCCTTTAAGTGTAATTGCGCTAAGATCAGCTTCCGGGGCGCAAAACCCAGCAGACATAGTTCTAACAACGCTTTTGGCAACTACGGTTACTACATGCGTTGGGATATTATCTGCCAAGATTATGAAGAGATTTTGGAAGTCAAAAAGATGATGTACGTATCTTTGCTTTTCGTTCCGGCATTTATAGTAGGCGTAGTTACTTATGGCCTTTTAAATAAAACGCCGGTTTATGAGGCCTTTGTAGAAGGTGCGGCTGACGGCGTTAAAATGGCTATTAAAATAATACCGTATGTAGTTGCTTTTGTATTTGCAGTGTCTATGTTCAATGCAGCAGGCGGGTTTGAGTATTTAGCAGCAGTTTTATCCCCGGTGCTTTCCGTATTTAATATACCGCCGGAATTATTGCCTTTGGCAATAACCAGGCCATTTTCGGGCAATGCATCGTTTGGAATTTTAGCAAATATATTAAGCACGTACGGGGCGGATTCTATGGTGGGCAGGATGGCATCTACACTTATGGGCTCATCTGAAACGCTTTTTTATACTATCGCAGTTTATTTTGGCAATGCAGGCATTACCAAAACCAAGTATATAGTCCCAGCAGCATTAGCGGCAGAAGTTGCAGGTCTTATTTCGACGGTTATTATATGTTCAGTTGTATTTAAATAAAAGATCTCTTTAAAATACACCTTAATTTTTATGAGGTGTATTTTTATACTTTTCTAACTGGAGGAAAAAAGGTATAATCTATTTATATGAATTGCTTGGAGGAACTACATATGAAAAACGCATACGACGTTTTAATGGAGAGAGGCTTTATAAAGCAGGTAACCCATGAAGGGTTAAGAGAAATGCTTGCAAACAAGAAAATCGCTTTTTATATAGGGTTTGACCCAACTGCAGACAGTTTACATGTCGGGCACTATGTTCAGCTTATGGCTATGGCGCATATGCAGCGCGCAGGGCATACCCCTATAGCATTGGTCGGCGGAGGGACTGCAATGGTCGGTGATCCTAGCGGAAAAACGGACATG
The DNA window shown above is from Eubacteriales bacterium and carries:
- the upp gene encoding uracil phosphoribosyltransferase; its protein translation is MGTVFVMDHPLIQHKISLLRDKSTGTKDFREMVEEIAMLMAYEVTRDMPLREVEIETPVAVARTKVISGKAIAIVPILRAGLGMVNGILKLVPSARVGHIGLYRNPETLSPVEYYCKLPNDIDTRDVIILDPMLATGGSAVSAIDLIKKYGAKNIKLMCMIAAPEGIEAVRKNHEDVNIYIGAVDKQLNDHGYIVPGLGDAGDRLFGTK
- a CDS encoding adenylosuccinate synthase, which translates into the protein MPGLVVAGAQWGDEGKGRFVDYLASSADMVIRFQGGNNAGHTVVSDNKEYKLHLIPSGILYENKPCLIGNGVVIDPKSLFEEIDSLNERGIKTDNLFVSLRAHLVMPYHILLDGLSEKNLGKSGIGTTQKGIGPCYTDKIARKGIRICDLINEKEFASLLKKNIDEKNQQIVSVYKEKPLDFDEIYEEYSKYASRLKKMAVDTSLMAYKYLEGNKKLLFEGAQGMLLDIDFGTYPYVTSSHPTTGGVYSGIGLGPKAISEVVGVVKSYTTRVGKGPFTTELFGGIGDVIREKGHEYGTTTGRPRRCGWLDLVIINYSKRVNGLTSIALSRMDTLGGIGDVKVCTAYDIDGTITKDYPATVVEIEKAKPIYETFAGWDENLSNIREYKDLPKEARRYIEFIEEYTGIPVDMIGVGPGREECIVRKAYFK
- a CDS encoding peptidoglycan-binding protein — translated: MRSMFKKTVLFTVSVLMCLILTMNSALAVERYEVLMKGDKDNWVTELQEELYKRGYLKQNPTGYYGTNTQDAVIQFQKDNGLAVDGKAGPETRKSLLGSNYTTISSDRLTTGEKTEAEVYYPGDRADYIKVIQQKLKDLEYYTYSNITGYFGPITEDAVRRFQSVNNLTVDGIVGKETLSMLESGNAKYFVLYPGDKGDLVVELQKRLKELNYFSGNATGYFGNVTEAALKAFQKANNLTADGKLGKNTRAVLYGSSAIAATGTSDSDSSGDDTTTTTTQTKVEKMIAFAKEQLGKPYKYSTEGPSSFDCSGLIYYVLREMGVKVSRLSALGYSNLSSFSKVTKMSSLQPGDLVFFRSSSSSNVNHTGIYIGSNKMIHASSSNKQVVIGDISSSYYQTYFVCGRRVF
- a CDS encoding tRNA1(Val) (adenine(37)-N6)-methyltransferase yields the protein MNEILEGNERIDDLEYKGLKIIQNPDMFCFGTDAVILSWFTTLKKWDKVVDFCTGTGIIPILLSGKDTAKYITGIEIQPYMAQMALRSVKLNGLDETISIINGDIMHADDIIKESVDVVTVNPPYEKANSGIEPKEDCHSVARFEKKCTLFGIIDNAAKILKPKGRLYMIHRSARLSEVFVILNKAGIEAKRLQFVQSREGKAPSHFLVEGVKGASAGIIVKPNLIVYKEDGEYTDTLKQIYHLI
- the rsmI gene encoding 16S rRNA (cytidine(1402)-2'-O)-methyltransferase; protein product: MERGRLYIVSTPIGNLGDITARAIETLKSVDIIAAEDTRQTAKLKNAFNIGTPQISFHEHNAKKKAKSVVDMLLSGKNIAIVSDAGTPLISDPGSELIKRAVESGIDVITIPGACALISALTLSAFDLRRFTFEGFIPREGADRKQILSEIAKREYTTVIYESPFRLKKTLADLRKNCGGDRPVCIARELTKVHEEALRGSIDSIIGDIGENEVKGEIVIVLAGINKVEKEIDDSILIDYAKDLMQNGLTKRDAVLKTALYFGVSKNRVYKLILPI
- a CDS encoding AbrB/MazE/SpoVT family DNA-binding domain-containing protein, which codes for MKSTGIVRKIDTLGRIVLPIELRRIMGLDIKDPVEIFVSEDSIILKKYQPTCMFCNSADDMVSFKDKKICKKCLNEINNLNR
- a CDS encoding nucleoside recognition domain-containing protein — protein: MEYIVINYLWAIIIIASIASAIFSGNLALLANAAMDGAKDAALLCVNLIGVYALWMGILNIAQKSGLVKKIAKLLGFIIKPLFKDKKSEEATSMITLNLSANVLGMGNAATPYGIKAIEEMQKSSKDKKTATDDMCMFLIINASSIQLLPLSVIALRSASGAQNPADIVLTTLLATTVTTCVGILSAKIMKRFWKSKR
- a CDS encoding spore maturation protein; protein product: MMYVSLLFVPAFIVGVVTYGLLNKTPVYEAFVEGAADGVKMAIKIIPYVVAFVFAVSMFNAAGGFEYLAAVLSPVLSVFNIPPELLPLAITRPFSGNASFGILANILSTYGADSMVGRMASTLMGSSETLFYTIAVYFGNAGITKTKYIVPAALAAEVAGLISTVIICSVVFK